Proteins encoded together in one Eubalaena glacialis isolate mEubGla1 chromosome 7, mEubGla1.1.hap2.+ XY, whole genome shotgun sequence window:
- the CACNA2D2 gene encoding voltage-dependent calcium channel subunit alpha-2/delta-2 isoform X5, with translation MQHWARRLEQEIDGVMRIFGGVQQLREIYKDNRNLFEVQENEPQKLVEKVAGDIESLLDRKVQALKRLADAAENFQKAHRWQDNIKEEDIVYYDAKADAELDDPESEDVERGSKASTLRLDFVEDSNFKNKVNYSYTAVQIPTDIYKGSTVILNELNWTEALENVFIENRRQDPTLLWQVFGSATGVTRYYPATPWRAPKKIDLYDVRRRPWYIQGASSPKDMVIIVDVSGSVSGLTLKLMKTSVCEMLDTLSDDDYVNVASFNEKAQPVSCFTHLVQANVRNKKVFKEAVQGMVAKGTTGYKAGFEYAFDQLQNSNITRANCNKMIMMFTDGGEDRVQDVFEKYNWPNRTVRVFTFSVGQHNYDVTPLQWMACTNKGYYFEIPSIGAIRINTQEYLDVLGRPMVLAGKEAKQVQWTNVYEDALGLGLVVTGTLPVFNLTQDGPGEKKNQLILGVMGIDVALNDIKRLTPNYTLGANGYVFAIDLNGYVLLHPNLKPQVSQTTNFREPVTLDFLDAELEDENKEEIRRSMIDGNKGHKQIRTLVKSLDERYIDEVMRNYTWVPIRSTNYSLGLVLPPYSTFYLQANLSDQILQVKYFEFLLPSSFESEGHVFIAPREYCKELNASDNNTEFLKNFIELMEKVTPDSKQCNNFLLHNLILDTGITQQLVERVWRDQDLNTYSLLAVFAATDGGITRIFPNKAAEDWTETPEPFSASFYRRSLDNHGYVFKPPQQDARLRPLELENDTVGILVSTAVELSLGGRTLRPAVVGVKLDLEAWAEKFKVLASNRTHQDQPQKQCGPNSHCEMDCEVNNEDLLCVLIDDGGFLVLSNQNHQWDQVGRFFSEVDANLMLALYNNSFYTRKESYDYQAACAPLPPGNLGAAPRGVFVVQGQQWEPMPLSPLQPTIADFLNLAWWTSAAAWSLFQQLLYGLIYHSWFQADPAEAEGNPEVRESSCVMKQTQYYFGSVNASYNAIIDCGNCSRLFHAQRLTSTNLLFVVAEKPLCSQCEAGRLLQKETHSDGPEQCELVQRPRYRRGPHICFDYNATEDTSDCGRGASFPPSLGVLVSLQLLLLLSLPPRPQPQVHAHPSRRL, from the exons AGATTGGCTGATGCTGCAGAGAACTTCCAGAAAGCCCACCGCTGGCAGGACAACATCAAG GAGGAAGACATCGTGTACTATGACGCCAAGGCCGACGCTGAGCTG GACGACCCTGAGAGTGAGGATGTGGAAAGGGGGTCCAAGGCCAGCACCCTACGGCTGGACTTCGTTGAGGACTCAAACTTCAAGAACAAGGTCAACTATTCATACACGGCTGTGCAGATCCCCACGGACATCTACAAAGGCT CCACCGTCATCCTCAATGAGCTCAACTGGACGGAGGCCCTGGAGAACGTGTTCATCGAGAACCGCAGGCAGGACCCCACGCTCCTGTGGCAGGTCTTCGGCAGTGCCACGGGAGTCACTCGCTACTATCCAG cCACCCCATGGCGAGCCCCCAAGAAAATCGACCTGTACGATGTCCGAAGGAGACCCTG GTATATCCAGGGGGCCTCATCGCCCAAGGACATGGTCATCATCGTGGATGT GAGTGGCAGCGTGAGCGGGTTGACCCTGAAGCTGATGAAGACATCTGTCTGTGAGATGCTGGACACGCTCTCCGATGATGACTATGTGAACGTGGCCTCG TTCAACGAAAAGGCACAGCCTGTGTCATGCTTCACACACCTGGTTCAGGCCAACGTGCGTAACAAGAAGGTGTTCAAGGAAGCTGTGCAGGGCATGGTGGCCAAGGGCACCACAGGCTACAAGGCCGGCTTTGAGTATGCCTTCGATCAGCTGCAGAAT TCCAACATCACTCGTGCCAACTGCAATAAGATGATCATGATGTTCACGGACGGCGGTGAGGACCGCGTACAGGACGTCTTTGAGAAGTACAATTGGCCCAACCGGACG GTGCGCGTGTTCACTTTCTCCGTGGGGCAGCACAACTACGACGTCACGCCCCTGCAGTGGATGGCCTGCACCAACAAAG GTTACTATTTTGAGATCCCTTCCATCGGTGCCATTCGCATCAACACGCAG GAATATCTAGATGTATTGGGCAGGCCCATGGTGCTGGCGGGCAAGGAGGCCAAGCAGGTTCAATGGACCAACGTATACGAGGACGCACTG gGGCTGGGGTTGGTGGTGACAGGGACCCTCCCTGTTTTCAACCTGACGCAGGATGGCCCTGGTGAAAAGAAG AACCAGCTGATCCTGGGAGTGATGGGCATCGACGTGGCTCTGAATGACATCAAGAGGCTGACTCCCAACTACACG CTTGGAGCCAACGGCTACGTGTTTGCCATTGACCTGAATGGCTACGTGTTGCTGCACCCCAACCTCAAGCCCCAGGTGAGCCAG ACCACCAACTTCCGGGAGCCTGTGACCCTGGACTTCCTGGATGCAGAGCTGGAGGATGAGAACAAGGAGGAG ATCCGTCGGAGCATGATCGATGGCAACAAGGGCCACAAACAGATCAGAACACTGGTCAAGTCCTTGGATGAG AGGTACATAGACGAGGTGATGCGGAACTACACCTGGGTGCCTATAAGGAGCACCAACTACAG cctagGGCTAGTGCTACCGCCCTACAGCACCTTCTACCTCCAAGCCAACCTCAGTGACCAGATCCTGCAGGTCAAGT ATTTTGAGTTCCTGCTCCCCAGCAGCTTTGAGTCTGAAGGACATGTTTTCATTGCTCCCAG agaGTATTGCAAGGAACTGAATGCCTCAGACAACAACACCGAGTTCCTGAAGAACTTCATTGAGCTCATGGAGAAAGTGACTCCAGACTCCAAGCAGT GCAACAACTTCCTTCTGCACAACCTGATCTTGGACACGGGCATCACACAGCAGCTGGTGGAGCGCGTGTGGCGGGACCAGGATCTCAACAC GTACAGCCTTCTGGCCGTGTTCGCCGCCACCGATGGCGGCATCACTCGCATATTCCCCAACAA GGCAGCTGAGGACTGGACAGAGACCCCTGAGCCCTTCAGTGCCAGCTTCTACCGCCGCAGCCTGGATAACCATGGCTATGTCTTCAAGCCCCCACAACAGGATG CCCGGTTAAGGCCGCTGGAGCTGGAGAATGACACGGTGGGCATCCTCGTCAGCACGGCTGTGGAGCTCAGCCTAGGTGGACGCACACTGAGGCCAGCAG TGGTAGGCGTTAAGCTGGACCTAGAGGCCTGGGCTGAGAAGTTCAAGGTGCTAGCCAGCAACCGTACCCACCAGGACCAGCCTCAGAAG CAGTGCGGCCCCAACAGCCACTGTGAGATGGACTGCGAGGTTAACAACGAG GACCTGCTCTGTGTCCTCATTGATGATGGGGGGTTCCTGGTGCTGTCAAACCAGAACCATCAGTGGGACCAG GTGGGCAGATTCTTCAGTGAGGTGGATGCCAACCTGATGCTGGCACTCTACAATAACTCCTTCTACACCCGCAAGGAGTCCTACGACTATCAGGCGGCCTGTGCCCCCCTGCCCCCGGGCAACCTGGGTGCCGCACCCCGGGGCGTCTTTGTG GTCCAGGGACAGCAGTGGgagcccatgccactctctccacTGCAGCCCACCATTGCAGACTTCCTTAACCTAGCCTGGTGGACCTCTGCTGCGGCTTG GTCTTTGTTCCAGCAACTTCTCTATGGTCTCATCTACCACAGCTGGTTCCAGGCAG ACCCCGCAGAGGCCGAGGGGAACCCCGAGGTGCGCGAGAGCAGCTGCGTCATGAAACAGACCCAGTACTACTTCGGTTCGGTGAACGCCTCCTACAACGCCATCATCGACTGCGGAAACTGCTCCAG GCTCTTCCACGCGCAGAGACTCACCAGCACCAATCTTCTCTTCGTGGTGGCCGAGAAGCCGCTGTGCAGCCAGTGTGAGGCTGGCCGGCTGCTGCAGAAGGAGACACACT CGGACGGCCCGGAGCAGTGTGAACTGGTGCAGAGACCGCGATACCGGAGAGGCCCACACATCTGCTTCGACTACAACGCCACG GAAGATACCTCAGACTGCGGCCGCGGAGCCTCTTTCCCACCGTCGTTGGGCGTCCTGGTGTCCCTGCAGCTGCTGCTCCTCCTGAGCCTGCCTCCCCGGCCGCAGCCTCAAGTCCACGCCCACCCTTCTCGCCGCCTCTga